A region of Streptomyces paludis DNA encodes the following proteins:
- a CDS encoding MFS transporter yields MTRYTLYSGLYRFFNGVVLLLLNWHIASSQGGGYDALAISTALSFVPAVFVPPLIRFCPIAGGARMTAAGLSGVSLTLLLMAAVYDHVHVVVALNFVLWIFFFFLESTWEIWFNDEASGLDDVVLRKHSSLTMTVNQVALMVGPLFAPLFTRVIRAEWVVVVCAVLFAAVAVMSLGSHRTATSTEQTPQEAGPKSQGSLSIMYLLAFMLVWPILGTFNLMLPLQALANGESMLAVGIMDMFLGIGMAVAGTFLHRLTKSLGSWVLVGAALAVAAAMALWLSVPVFGAPQMVAIFALGCAFGSMRVLLRAEAASAFSPRQVGAIVANANASSLVLLAAVLACGRYFSTHIWLAPFALTLLLVLAFHGIRKVQSSRLIPIEVSE; encoded by the coding sequence GTGACGCGGTACACCCTCTACTCCGGTCTCTACCGGTTCTTCAACGGAGTGGTGCTGCTGCTCCTGAACTGGCACATCGCCTCCTCGCAAGGGGGCGGCTATGACGCACTCGCCATCTCGACGGCGCTCTCCTTCGTACCCGCCGTCTTCGTTCCGCCGTTGATCCGCTTCTGTCCGATCGCCGGCGGAGCCAGGATGACCGCCGCAGGGCTCTCCGGGGTCTCCCTGACCCTGCTCCTGATGGCGGCCGTCTACGACCACGTGCACGTGGTCGTAGCCCTGAACTTCGTTCTGTGGATCTTCTTCTTCTTCCTGGAATCAACCTGGGAGATTTGGTTCAACGACGAAGCGTCGGGGCTCGACGACGTCGTCCTGCGCAAGCACAGTTCGCTGACGATGACCGTCAACCAGGTCGCGCTCATGGTCGGCCCGCTGTTCGCCCCGCTGTTCACTCGCGTGATCCGGGCCGAGTGGGTAGTGGTCGTCTGCGCCGTCCTCTTCGCCGCTGTCGCGGTCATGAGTCTGGGATCACACCGGACCGCCACCTCCACGGAGCAGACGCCGCAGGAGGCCGGGCCGAAAAGCCAGGGCAGCCTCAGTATCATGTACCTCCTCGCCTTCATGCTCGTCTGGCCCATCCTGGGAACGTTCAATCTCATGCTGCCGTTGCAGGCCCTTGCCAACGGCGAGAGCATGCTCGCCGTCGGAATCATGGACATGTTCCTCGGCATCGGAATGGCTGTCGCAGGAACCTTCCTGCATCGTCTGACGAAGAGCCTGGGGTCCTGGGTGCTGGTGGGAGCCGCTCTTGCCGTGGCCGCGGCGATGGCGCTCTGGCTCTCCGTCCCGGTGTTCGGAGCGCCGCAGATGGTCGCCATCTTCGCCCTCGGATGCGCCTTCGGCTCCATGAGAGTGCTCCTTCGCGCGGAGGCGGCTTCGGCTTTCTCGCCACGACAGGTCGGTGCGATCGTGGCGAACGCCAACGCCTCCTCACTCGTGCTGTTGGCCGCGGTCCTGGCGTGCGGAAGGTACTTCTCCACCCACATCTGGCTGGCCCCGTTCGCACTGACACTGCTGCTTGTCCTCGCGTTCCACGGAATTCGCAAGGTCCAGAGCAGTCGACTCATACCGATCGAGGTGTCCGAATGA
- a CDS encoding ATP-grasp domain-containing protein — protein sequence MRKPNRTFDNMLSADPKDSDSLLRAIHEQSAQGWHPRMIIPLNDWTVDSANTVNRALGLGGLDATTVTNARNKYAMKQTFLAAGVQAPDSRLVQSEQELLDAIESVGLPVVIKPYDFGGSGGVVLATTREEAVAGLAESKAVIAQYGSSFNILGDKYLVEQFIDSDEEVSVEVLCGAGRAQVLAVTEKYLSPRPWFAEVAHLVPSHRTGDPVLTDLAVRACTALGIDRGLAHVEIKFDPDGTAWVIEVAARPGGDGIMDQVERVYSLNPYRLHVGSYLGSDLLDVVVGAVPTRTSAIAFLKAAPGRIQDILDGKPLPPEVRSINISAKQGDLSQAAKNWSTREGLVELEWDELFSEKTLLPVTMANELSDQIFVSGETVSE from the coding sequence GTGCGCAAACCGAACCGCACGTTCGACAACATGCTGTCCGCCGATCCCAAGGACTCTGATTCCCTACTGAGGGCCATCCACGAACAATCCGCACAGGGTTGGCACCCCAGGATGATCATTCCGCTCAACGACTGGACCGTGGATTCCGCGAACACCGTGAACCGCGCCCTCGGACTGGGCGGACTGGACGCCACGACGGTGACCAATGCCCGAAACAAGTACGCGATGAAGCAGACATTTCTGGCCGCCGGCGTCCAGGCGCCTGACTCCCGACTCGTGCAGTCAGAGCAGGAGTTGCTCGACGCCATTGAGTCCGTCGGTCTGCCCGTGGTCATCAAGCCGTACGACTTCGGCGGCAGCGGCGGGGTCGTCCTGGCCACCACACGCGAGGAGGCGGTCGCCGGTCTCGCGGAGTCGAAGGCCGTCATCGCGCAGTACGGATCGTCGTTCAACATCCTCGGCGACAAGTACCTCGTCGAGCAGTTCATCGACTCCGACGAAGAGGTGTCAGTCGAGGTACTCTGCGGCGCCGGCCGCGCACAGGTGCTCGCCGTGACCGAGAAGTACCTGTCCCCCCGCCCTTGGTTCGCCGAGGTCGCGCACCTAGTGCCGAGCCACCGCACCGGAGACCCGGTGCTGACCGACCTCGCAGTACGGGCCTGTACCGCGCTGGGCATCGATCGGGGTCTTGCTCATGTGGAGATCAAGTTCGACCCGGACGGGACGGCCTGGGTGATCGAGGTGGCCGCCCGGCCGGGCGGCGACGGGATCATGGACCAGGTCGAGAGGGTGTACTCGCTGAACCCTTATCGGCTGCACGTCGGCTCGTATCTCGGCTCCGATCTTCTTGACGTCGTCGTCGGTGCGGTGCCCACCAGAACCTCGGCGATCGCGTTCCTCAAGGCCGCGCCCGGCAGGATCCAGGACATCCTCGACGGGAAACCGCTGCCGCCCGAGGTGCGGAGCATCAACATCAGTGCCAAGCAAGGGGATCTCTCACAGGCCGCCAAGAACTGGAGCACCAGGGAGGGCCTTGTGGAATTGGAATGGGACGAATTGTTCAGCGAGAAGACCCTGCTACCGGTGACCATGGCGAACGAGTTGTCCGACCAGATCTTCGTGAGCGGTGAGACGGTCAGCGAGTGA